The nucleotide sequence CAAATACCGTAACTTCTGGCCGGCCAATGTTCACATGGTTGGAAAAGACATTTTGCGCTTCCATACGATCTACTGGCCAATCCTGTTGATGGCACTGGATATCCCGTTGCCAAAACAAATTTTTGGTCATGGCTGGCTTCTGATGCCAGATGGAAAAATGTCAAAATCCAAGGGCAATGTCATTGATCCGAAGGTTTTGATCGACCGTTACGGTTCTGACGGCGTTCGCTACTTCCTGCTTCGTGAAATCAACTTCGGTCAGGATGGCATCTTCACGCCGGAATCGTTCGTACAACGCCTGAACTACGACTTGGCTAATGACATCGGAAACCTGCTGAGCCGTACCGCTACGATGATTGAGAAATATTTCGACGGTATTGTTCCAGCTCCACAGGATGCAGGAGAGCCGGATGACAGCTTAATCGGCCTCGCGATGAAAACGAAGGCGCTGGTGGAAGAGCACATGGAAGAAATGCGCTTCTCCAATGCACTGGCTCACATCTGGGAACTGGTGGGACGTACAAACAAATACATCGATGAGACCATGCCTTGGAATCTGGCAAAATCCGAAGAAACCAAGGGTCGTCTGGCAACTGTCATGTACAATTTGGTGGAAAGCATCCGCATTAGCTCCGTGCTGATCCAACCGTTCATGACCAAAGCACCAGCGAAAATTTGGGATCAACTAGGTATTTTGGGCAATGAAGAAGCAACCAACTGGGAATCTGCAAGTGTATGGGGTGGATTGCCTGCTGGAAGCATCGTCAGCCGCAAGGAACTGCTCTTCCCTCGTTTGGATGTTCAAGCGGAACTTGCTTTCATCGACGATTCGACAGCAGAAGCACGTCGCCAAGCAGAGGAAAACAAGAAAAAGCAAGCAGCTTTGAAAGGGGAAGCACCGGTGAGTGAAACAAACACCAACCAAACAGAAGCAGCAACTGACAAACCAGCTGATGCAAAAGAAGAAATCAGCATCGACGATTTTGGAAAAGTAGAGCTGCGCGTTGCACAGGTAGTGGAATGTGCCAAGCATCCAAATGCTGACAAACTGTTGGTTCTGCAATTGGATCTCGGCTACGAGAAGCGCCAGGTTGTTTCTGGTATCGCGAAATACTACTCCCCAGAAGATATGGTCGGCAAAAAAGTGATCCTCGTCGCTAACCTGAAGCCAGTGAAGCTTCGCGGTGAGCTATCTCAAGGGATGATCCTGGCAGCATCAGCAGGAGATCAGTTGACACTTGCGACTGTTGACCCAAGTATGCCAAACGGAGCAATCGTGAAGTAACGAGGGCAAGGAAAGGAAGGACCCATCTTGTTATTTGAAACCCATGCTCATCTAAATGCGAAGGAATTCGATGAAGATCGTGCAGAGGTCATTGCTCGTGCGCAAGAAAATGGCGTCAGTACGATTGTGAACATCGGATTTAACGCTGAAACAATTCCAACCTGCATGGATTTGGCTCATGCGTATGACTTTATTTACGCCGTCATCGGTTGGCATCCACAAGACGCCAAGGACATGACAGACGAACACCTAGAATGGATCGAGGAACTCAGTCGTGATCCGAAAGTAGTGGGATTGGGAGAAATGGGCTTGGACTACTACTGGGATACGTCGCCACGTGATGTGCAGGCAGAGGTATTCCGCAAGCAGATTCGGCTGGCTCGCAAGCTCGACATGCCGATCATCATCCACAATCGCGATGCGCACCATGACGTTTTGACGATCCTCAAGGAAGAGAAGGCAGCAGATGTTGGCGGCATCATGCACTGCTTCTCTGGCAGTTGGGAAACAGCAAAGCAGGCACTCGATATGAATTTTTATATTTCGTTCGGTGGTCCGCTTACATTCAAAAATGCCAAGCAGCCAAAAGAAGTAGCAGCGAAGGTACCGCTAGACAAGCTGTTGATAGAGACAGATTGCCCATATCTCACTCCGCATCCTTTCCGTGGAAAGCGAAATGAGAGTGGATATGTGCGTTACGTCTGTGAAGAAATGGCGAACATTCATGGGTTGTCTTACGAGGAAATGGCACAAATTACCGCAGACAACGCCACACGTCTTTTTCGCATGAACGGTTAATAAAAACGGGAAATCACGATTCATCACGTGATTTCCCGTTTTTTTGTGTGAAGTAACCGGGTTCTACTCTATTTTGTCGACGCATACGATGAACAATGTGTCGAACGATTATTGTCCATCCGACATGGCTTCTCGACAGGTTTCTGCTACCATTCGCCACGCCTATTTTGCTAGTCTGATACCATTATCGTTTCAGCCAAGAGGGAGGGTAAATTTGACAAAGCCGGGAAAGTGAAATACAATCAAAGCCGACCTTGTGAAGTACCGGCCACTTCCAGAATATTAGTGCAATTACATCGACCCTTACCTGGCTAGACAAGAAGAGCCTTGCGCTTTTCTAGGAAAAGGAGTGTGGGAAATGGAGTTACGCGCGATATGGGAAAGGTATAAGAATCGGGGGCTAGTCATGTTTGGCTGCCTTGCTCTTGTGCTCGTTCCCATGATTGGCTATTTCTCTGCCCAGGCTACTCAGCCAAAACAGGTCACTTTTTCGTTGGACGGAGAAAGCAAGACGGTCGCTACAAAAGCCAAGACCGTTGAGCAGTTCTTAACCGAGCGGAACATTACGGTAACGGAAAAGGATTCCCTTCAACCGACACCTGAGACGAAGCTAAAAGACGGAGCACTCATTACTTTATATACGACCTGGTCCATACCAATCCAGGTTGACGGGCAGAAAAAAACGATAGAGACACTTAGTCGTGATGTTGCTGGTGCGTTGAAGGACGGCGGCATCGTGCTAGGTGAGAAGGACCGGGTAGAACCGGCATTGACCGCAACACTTACCAAGGACTCCTCGATCAGCGTAAAGCGGGTTGTTGAGAAAATGGTAAAAGTCGATGAGCGAGTCAACTTTCAAGAAATACGCAAAAATGATCCAGCGCTGGAAAAAGGTAAGACTCGCGTATTACAGAGCGGGCAAGAAGGTAAGGCAATTGCACACTATAAGCTAGTCATGGAAGATGGAAAAGAAGTCTCCCGTGATCTGGTCAAAAGAGATGTACTTGTACCGAAGAAAGATAATGTCGTAGCCGTGGGTACCGCAATCCCAACGTTGCAGAAAAAGGGTCAACCAGATCGGGTCCTGGTTGCTTCAGCAGCGGGTCCGGTCTCGCGTGGTGGAAAAGTGTTTAGGCCGAAAAAAGTACTGAACGGGGTTACCCTGACTGCATATACTCCTTCGGGAGGTGGCAAACACCCAAGCTCTCCAGGATATGGACGCACATCGACAGGGGTAAAAGCCAAGGCAGGTCACACAATCGCTGTAGATCCTAAAGTCATTCCGTATGGATGGTGGGTGTACATTGAAGGTGTTGGGTATCGTCGAGCTGAAGATACGGGTGGTGCCATGAAAGGTGGCAAAATCGACGTATTCGTAGGCACGGAATCCGAGGCGAGGAAATTCGGTCGTAAGCGAAACAAAACTGTATATATCATTGGACCACAGAAGCCTTAGGACAGGAGCGATTGCTCCTGTTCTTCTGTTTCCTCCATGGTTATTGTGATAAGCTGTTTGTTAGTTAGACGATCCTGTTTTACCAAATGTTACATGTATTTTTTGCTTTGGGTACGGTTTTTTTTGGAACACTAGTATCGTACCGACTTTGTACGAAAGTGGGAGCACATGATGAAGATCAAGGAAGTCATCGTGGTCGAAGGACGAGACGATACCGCAGCAATCAAACATGCGGTTAATGCCGATACGATTGAAACTGGCGGTTCTGCCATTCATAAAAGAACGATTGAAAAAATCAGGCTGGCGCAACAAAAACGCGGTGTTATTATTTTTACAGACCCCGATTATCAAGGGGAGCGCATCCGAAAAATTATCAGCAAGTCAGTTCCAGGCTGCAAGCACGCATTTATTACCCAGGAGGATGGGACCAAAAAGGGCGACATCGGCGTTGAGAACGCGACACCTGACGTGATTATTCGTGCGCTCTCAGAAGTACGTACCGAAATGGCGGAAACGGCTGGAGAGATTACCTCTGACGATCTGTTGGCAAATGGCCTGACGTCCGGAGTAGATGCCAAAGAACGCAGAATTAAGCTGGGAGAAGCATTGGGGATCGGATACGCCAACGCCAAGCAAATGCTGCAGCGGCTCAATGCCTTCCAAATCAGTCGAGCAGAATTCGAAGCGGCCATTACGGCCATCAACAAAGAGAGGGAGTAAGCCATGACCCAAATAGCGGGCAAGGATATTGCCACACCTACGCGCACAAAAGAAATATTGGAGAAGTACGGCTTTGCTTTTAAGAAGAGTTTGGGCCAGAACTTCCTGATAGACACCAATATTTTACATAACATTGTTTCAGAGGCAGACCTTACCAAGGAAAAGGGAGCGATTGAAATCGGGCCCGGTATCGGTGCGTTGACGGAGCAATTGGGACGAGCAGCCAAAAAAGTGATGGCGATCGAAATCGACCAGCGTCTTCTGCCTATTTTGCAGGACACGCTGTCACCCTATGAAAATATTGAAGTCGTTCATGGGGACGTACTGGAGCTGGATTTGAAGAAGTTAATAGAAGAAAAGATGACAGGAGTGGAAAAGCTGAGCGTAGTGGCGAATCTGCCTTACTATGTGACGACACCGATCCTGATGAAGCTGCTGGAAGAGAGATTGCCTCTCGAGAACATCGTGGTCATGATTCAAAAGGAAGTGGCAGAGAGAATTGCAGCCAAACCAGGAACGAAAGACTATGGCTCTCTTTCAGTCGCAGCTCAATTCTATGCAGACACAGAAGTAGCAATGATAGTGCCTGCAAGTGTGTTCATTCCGCGTCCGAATGTCGACTCGGCAGTGATTCGCTTAAAGGTAAGAGATCGTCCGCCAGTGGAAGTAGACGACCAGGATGTGTTTTTCCGGGTGGTACGCAGCTCGTTTGCACAGCGCCGTAAGACGTTGTTGAACAACCTAATGAACGGACTGTTTCCTAAAACCCAAAAGGATGAAGTAATACAGATGCTCACTGACATCGGGATCGATCCAACCCGGCGTGGTGAAACACTCAGTTTGGACGAATTTGCCTGCCTAGCGAACGAAGGTATGCGCCGCGGACTGATTACGTAAATCGTGTAGACAACCCCCTTATTTTTGGGCGTGATCCCCCAAGAATGGGGGTTTTTGCGTGTTTATGCCCTTTATGCATAACATTTGACAAATATCTACGTTTTTTATGAAAAAAACCCCGTTGACAAAATATCTGCAGGGTTGCTATAATTTTTTATTTCTTTGACAAAATATAAGGGAGCTGTTATAATAGATGTAAGCGAGGTGGATGGAACAATGGCAAGAAACGCGTTACTTGACATTAAACGCAGTTTAGACGGACACATTGGTGAGCGCATCCTGCTGAAGGCTAATGGCGGTCGCCGCAAAACCGTTGAACGTAGTGGCATCCTCGAAGAAACTTACCCATCTGTGTTTGTGGTAAAGCTGGATGACGATCAACTCTTTGAGCGGGTATCTTACAGCTATGCTGACATCTTGACGGAAACAGTAGAATTGACGGTGTGCCGCGAAAACGAGCACATCCGCATCACATTTGTACAACAGTAGAGCCCTTTTGGGTTCTACTGTTTTGTTTTTTATATCGAAAAGCTCTGAACATTTGGTTGAGGCAATAAAAAGAACGGTATGGAGCACACTAAGCCTGTCAACGAGAAGGAGGGTGCTATGGGTCGCAAACGAGGACTGATGTCAGAGCAGTTTAAGATGGAACTGGCCAAAGAGCTTGGGTTTTACGATACGGTAAAAGCCGAGGGTTGGGGAGGCATCACGACACGGGACGCGGGTAACATGGTCAAGCGCGCTGTTCAGCTTGCTGAGGAAGCATTAGCCGCTAAGCGATTGTAGCGTTTGGTTTGATCGTACAGGCGTTTCTCACCATATAAACACTCGTTGACAAGGCCGGGGCATCCCCGGCTTTTTTCTATAAAGAGAGCTGAATTTTCGAAATACCCATAATGATCTCGATCCTATTCTTTTTAATTGATCAAGTGGCATGGGTGAGTTTGCCTATGCTACAATAAGAGACTAGGAAATTTAGAAAGTAGGCAGAGGTGAACTACGTGCGTATCTCGGTCAAAGCTCCGGCCAAAATTAATTTGACTCTTGACGTGCTTGCCAAACGGCCGGACGGTTATCACGAAGTAGAAATGGTGATGACAACCGTAGACTTGGCAGATCGTGTGGACATGACTCTACGCGAAGATGGTGAGATTACGCTGGACTGTTCTGCCAGCTTCGTACCGGATGATATCCGTAACCACGCATATAAAGCGGCAACGCTCATGAAAGAAAAATTTCAAGTACGCCAGGGCGTACACTTGTATATCGATAAGCAAATTCCGGTTGCGGCTGGATTGGCAGGTGGCAGCAGTGATGCAGCGGCAACACTACGCGGCTTGAACCAATTGTGGAATCTCGGGTTGACCAGAGATGAGCTGGCTAAAATCGGCGCGGAGATTGGCTCTGATGTGCCATTTTGCGTTTATGGAGGAACAGCACTGGCGACGGGGCGTGGCGAACAGATTGCGCATCTGGGAGCTCCTGCACCGTGCTGGGTCATTCTAGCCAAGCCGCCTATCGGAGTATCTACCCCGGATGTATACGGAAACCTGCGTGTGGCTCAGATCGATAATCATCCCGATACCAAACAAATGCTGCAAGCCATCGCTACCCAAGACTTTTCACTCATGTGCCAATCTCTTGGGAATGTGCTGGAGAACGTCACGCTCTCGCTCCATCCACAAGTAAAACAGATCAAGGATCTCATGATTGCTTCGGGGGCAGATGGTGTCCTGATGTCTGGCAGCGGCCCTACTGTGTTTGCTCTTGTGCAAAAGGAAGCGAAGGTACATCGGATTTACAATGCGTTGCGAGGTTTTGTCAAAGATGTGTTTGTTGTCCGAATGTTAGGCGCTCAAGATGGGGAAATACTTGCATAAACCCGTATGGAAATGATACATTAACAGCATAATATTCGGTTTTGGAGGAAGAGCCATGAAGAAATTGCGCAGAAGTGCACGTCTGGTTGACATGACGCAGCACTTGCTCGCCCATCCCCATACGCTGACTCCTCTCACTCTGTTCGCGGAACAATACGGCGCAGCGAAATCATCCATCAGTGAAGACTTGTCTATCATCAAAGAGGCTTTTGAAGTCCAAGGGGTAGGCTTGTTGAAAACGGTGGCGGGAGCGGCAGGCGGAGTGAAGTATATTCCACAGGTCAAAACGGAAGAGGCCCTTCACTTCATGCGCGAACTGATCGGTCAACTCGCTAATCCAGAGAGACTTTTGCCAGGTGGATACTTGTACATGTCCGACATTCTCGGAAATCCACAAACGATGGCGAAGATCGGAAAGCTCTTTGCAACCGCTTATGCGGATAAAAATGTGGATGTCGTCATGACGGTGGAAACAAAGGGGATTCCACTTGCGTATGCGACGGCTATGTTTTTGAATGTGCCTGTTGTGATTGTGCGCCGTGACAACAAGGTGACGGAAGGTTCAGTAGTGAGCATTAACTATGTATCGGGTTCCAGTAAACGAATTCAAACCATGTCACTCGCTCGCCGCGGTTTGGCCGAGCAGTCTCGTGTCCTCATTGTGGACGACTTTATGAAAGCTGGCGGGACATTGCGGGGCATGATTGATCTGTTGCAGGAATTCCGTGCAACCGTAGTAGGATGCGGCGTACTGGTAGAAACGACGGCGGATGTTTCTGAGCGTTTGGTAGATGAGTATGTATCGCTTGCAAAACTTCAGGATGTAGACTTCAAGGGCAAGCAAATTGAAATAGAGCTGGGCAGTTTTTTTGAAAATAGAGGGGAGTAGATAAGTATGGCAATCTCTTTTGTTTCAACTGACAAGGCTCCTGCCGCTATTGGTCCTTACAGCCAAGCTGCGAAGGTAGGTCCATTTCTTTTTGCATCGGGTCAAATTCCGCTGCGTGCAGACGGCACTTTGGTAGAAGGTGACGTCGTGGAGCAAACCCATCAGGTTTTTTCCAACATTCAAGCGGTACTGGCAGAAGCCGGTGGCAACCTGACGAACGTAGTGAAGGCGACTGTATTCATCAAGGATATGAATGATTTTGGTCAACTGAACGAAGTGTACGGCCAATATTTTGGCGATCACAAGCCAGCTCGTTCCACTGTAGAAGTGGCACGTCTGCCGCGTGATGTAAAAGTCGAAATCGAAATCGTAGCTTATATCGAATAGAAAAAAATGGAAAACAGCCTGATGCCACGCGCATTGGGCTGTTTTTTGTACTTGCGGAAAATGTTTCCAAAAAATGACATATAAACATATTTATATATTTTTTCAAAAATTGCATAATGATAAGCAGGAATATTTACCCAGCGGGTGGAAATAATCCTAAACGCGTTACATAGATAAAGGGAGTGAACTAGATGGAAGTAACAGACGTAAGACTTCGCCGAGTGAATACGGATGGTAGGATGAAAGCGATTGCATCCATTACAATCGACCATGAATTTGTGGTTCATGATATCCGTGTCATTGACGGAAACAACGGTATGTTTGTAGCTATGCCGAGCAAGCGTACACCAGATGGAGAATTCCGTGATATTGCACATCCGATTTCTTCAACTACCCGTGAAAAAATTCAGGCAGCAGTACTCACAGAATACGACCGCGTAGGTCAAGAGGAAGAAAGCACTATCGAAGCTGGTGCTTAAAAACACACAAAGCACCCTGTCACTTGCGGCAGGGTGCTTCGGCGTCCGTTAACCATAACATTTTTTTAGATCGTTTAAAATAATTTCTCGGTCCATTCCTTCCCCGATGAAGACAGCTACCATTTTCGGTCCGAAATTTTCAAAAGGGAACAATAGCACCTGATTATCGGTATGCTGAAACGAGATCAGCTCGGGCTTTCCGTGGAATTGAACGTAGCCTTTTGCTCGATAGACGTTTTTAGGGAGATCGTATAGAAAGTCCTCGAATTTTTTCGCGTCTACGGGTCCGGTGAATACATAGGAAAACGTTTCGATACTATTGTAGAGAGAGGGCTGGCTTGTTTTTAGGCCAAGGGATTGCTTGAGCCTGTCCATCGTGGACATTCGGCCGATGCTTTTCTGTACGGCAATGGGGCGGTTTGGTTCGTTGTCTGGCGATCGCTCATGAACGGTGCGTTTGACAGACAAAAGCCGGGAGACTTCTATTTCAGCCTGAACAGTAGCGTGTATGGATGCAGTTGGATTGATTTCACTGAGCTTTTGACGAACCCGCTCAATGACATCAGGACTGGTCAAATCGGTTTTGTTCAAAAGAAGCAGGTCTGCGTAACGCACTTGGTTTCGAATCGTTTTGACCAGAGTGGAAGTCGAGGAGAATCGTGAGTTGAGATCCAGAAAGCGAGAGGCGTCGACAACACTAATGGTCCCTTTTAACTCCAGTCGATCATACAGCTCTGGATGAGTAATCGTATCGATGACATCAAGTGGATCGGCTACGCCAGTAGTCTCGATGAGGATTCGGTCTGGCGCAATGGCGTTCATAATATCTTTCAAGCCCTCCGTTAGCTCGCCCTTGATCGAGCAGCATATGCAGCCATCGAGCATTTTTTTGACAGGAAAGCCGAAGCCTTGCAATTGTTCCCCGTCAATATCTTCCTCCCCCATTTCATTCATCAAGACGACGACTTTCTGGTCTGTGATGCGCAAATGAGTCAGCCACTTTTGCAAAAGGGTGGTTTTTCCACTACCTAAATACCCAGTCAGCAAGTATACCTCCGCGCTCATCTTATCCTACCTCCTTCAAATAACCCCTTTCGCCCAACAATATATCACATTTCTGTCAGAAAATTAAATGTTGTCTGCCATGTGTCTAACTACTGGCAATGCAAGGAATCAGGGATAATCCTGTATCGATTGTCTTGAAATTCACATATGAATTAGGATATAGTCATTGTGGAACTTCTACGATGGAGGGTTGACATGTCTAAGATCCATGCCGTGGTTCTGGCTGCTGGTCAGGGTACGCGGATGAAATCGAAGCTGTACAAAGTCCTGCACCCTGTGTGCGGAAAGCCTATGGTTCAGCATGTAGTCGATACGATGGCGTCCATGCAGGTTCAGGATATCGTTGTCGTCGTAGGTCATGGTGCTGACGCTGTCCGTGCCAAGCTAGGCGAGGACGTTACTTATGCACTGCAAGAAGAACAGTTGGGAACGGCACATGCCGTTTCGCAAGCAGCGCCGTTTTTACAGGATAAAGAAGGAACTACGTTTCTTTTATATGGAGACGTTCCCCTCTTGTCAGCGACTACGTTGTCGGCCTTGCTGACCTATCACGAGGAGCAGCAAGCGGCTGCAACTGTATTAACCGCCGTATTACCTGATGCAACAGGTTATGGGCGTATCGTGCGCAATGAGGCGGGCGAAGTATTGCGAATCGTGGAACATAAGGACGCTACGGAAGCGGAACGGGCGATCAGAGAAATTAATACGGGCATATACTGCTATGACAACCGAAAATTATGGAAAGCCTTGGCGGAAGTGAAAAATGACAACGCACAAGGCGAATACTATGTAACAGACGTTGTCGGTATTTTGCGTGATGCAGGTGAAAAGGTAGTTGCATACGAAGCGATTGATCCAGAGGAAACAATGGGTGTGAACGATCGTGTACAGCTATCGGAAGCAGAAGCCTACATGAAAAAACGTATTATGACTGGTCACATGCGAAATGGTGTGACAATCATTGATCCAGCTTCTACGTACATCGAAGCTGATGTGAAGATTGAGGCAGATACCGTGATCCACCCAGGCTCTTTCCTGCGTGGACAAACAACCGTTGGAGCTGATTGTGTAATCGGCCCCCAAGCAGATCTGACGAATGTGGAAGTAGCGAGTGGCGTGACCATTTCTTACTCAGTGATGGTTGATTCAAGTGTGGAAAGCGATTCATCTGTAGGGCCATTTGCTTATGTTCGACCAGGATCGCAGATTGGAAGCAATGCCAAAATCGGTGATTTCGTGGAATTGAAAAATGCGAAAATTGGTGACGGTACGAAGGTTCCTCATCTCAGCTATGTAGGGGATGCGGAGATCGGAGACGGAGTCAATATTGGCTGTGGAACGATTACCGTCAACTACGATGGCGCAGTGAAGCATAAAACAACAGTAAAAGATGGAGCATTCATCGGATGCAACAGTAATCTGGTTGCGCCTGTTACAGTTGGACAAAATGCTTATGTAGCTGCAGGATCGACTATTAATCAAGATGTGCCAGATAATGCGCTTGCGATCGCACGTGAGCGTCAAGTAAATAAAATCGATTACGCGAACAAAATGCCTCGCAAGGGCAAAAAGCAATCATAACGGGAGGTTCTTGAGAAGATCATGGCTAACTACCGCGACCCAAAACTGAAGGTATTTACGTGCAACGCAAACCCGGAACTGGCAAAAGAAATCGCCGAACACATCGGTGTACCACTCGGAAACGCACAAGTAGTGCGCTTTAGTGATGGCGAATGCCAACTCAAACTCAATGAAAGCGTTCGCGGTTGTGACGTATTTGTCATTCAGCCAACATCTGCTCCCGTTAATGAGCATCTGATGGAGCTTTTGGTCATGGTCGATGCATTGAAACGCGCTTCGGCTAAGAGTATTAACGTAGTAATTCCTTACTACGGTTACGCTCGTCAAGATCGTAAAGCACGTGCACGTGATCCAATCACGGCCAAGCTGGTTGCAAACCTGATCGAGACTGCAGGTGCACAACGTGTGATTACGATGGATCTGCACGCAACACAAATCCAAGGCTTCTTCGATATTCCAGTGGATCATCTGTTGGGTGTGCCTATCTTGGGTAAACACTTCTCTGAAAAAGGTCTGAAAGATATCGTTGTCGTATCCCCAGACCACGGTGGAGTAACTCGTGCTCGTAAATTGGCAGAACGTCTGGAAGCGCCTATTGCCATTATTGACAAACGTCGCCCAGAACCAAACGTAGCCGAAGTAATGAACATCGTAGGTAACATCGAAGGCAAAACAGCGATCATCATCGACGATATTATCGATACCGCTGGAACGATCACACTGGCTGCAAGTGCACTTGTAGAAGCAGGCGCACGTGAAGTATATGCATGCTGCACGCACCCTGTTCTGTCCGGTCCTGCTATCGAGCGTATTGCTAACTCGAAGATCAAGGAACTGATTGTGACCAACTCGATCCCGCTGACCGAAGAACAAATTATCGATAAGATTACCGTTCTTTCCGTAGCGCCAATCATTGGTGAAGCAATCATTCGTGTTCACGAAGAGCTTTCCGTAAGCAAGTTGTTCGATTAATATACAATCCCCTGATAGGGGATTGAACTAAACCTCCGATGGACAAGCTAGTGAGGAAACTTTTACTAGCAGTCCGAAGGAGGTTTTTTTGTGGAACAATTACAGGCACAGTCTCGTGAAAAAAAGACAGGCAATGCTGTAAAGGTACTGCGCAATGAAGGTTGGGTTCCCGGTATTATGTACGGCAGCGAAGTGGGCAATAAGCCGATTCAGGTCAAAGGAAGAGAGCTGGATGCGGCCCTGCGTCACCAGGCGACGAACAAGCCATTCCGGTTGAGTGTAGACGGTGACACGCACGATGTCATGGTTTATGAGCTGCAACGGCATCCTTTGCAGGGGAACATTTTGCATGCAGATTTTAAGAAGATCAATATGAATGAAAAAATACACACGTCCGTTCCTGTCCTCATGACAGGAGATCCGGAGTTGGGTGTGGCTACCCTTATCCGCCACAGTGTGGAAGTGACGTGCTTGCCAGGTAATATACCAGAGTCGTTCCTGGTAGATGTCGACGGGTTCAATATCGGCGATGTCGTTTTGGTAGCGGATCTGACGGTCCCACCAGGAGTGGAGCTGGGGCTTGATTCCACGGAAGTGCTGATCAGTGTCTTGCCGGTTAAGGCCAAGTCCGAAGAATCGATTGATGCGGAGCAAGAAGCAGAGGCGGTGGCCGAGAAAGCAGGAACCGCAAACGAATAAAGTCATGGCATAAAAAAAGAAGGGCGAGGTGATTTCATCTCTGCCCTTTTCCTTTTGTTCACGTAACCATTCGAGTACAATGGGGAGAGAGTAGGAGGGAATAAGCGTGAAAGTCATAATAGGATTGGGTAATCCAGGCAAAAAATATGAAGACACCAGACATAATGCTGGCTTTATGGCCATAGATAAGATTAGCGACAAATGGGGAATTCCTGTTACGCAAAACAAATTTCGTGCACTCGTGGGCGAAGGCCGAATCGAAGGCGAGAAGGTACTGCTGGTGAAGCCGCAGACGTACATGAATCTCTCCGGTGAATCGGTAGCGGAAGTCCTCAAGTTTTACAAGCTGATTCCGGACGATCTCGTCGTCATCTACGATGATCTTGATTTGCCGACTGGACATCTTCGTCTGCGAGAAAAAGGCAGCGCT is from Brevibacillus brevis and encodes:
- the pth gene encoding aminoacyl-tRNA hydrolase gives rise to the protein MKVIIGLGNPGKKYEDTRHNAGFMAIDKISDKWGIPVTQNKFRALVGEGRIEGEKVLLVKPQTYMNLSGESVAEVLKFYKLIPDDLVVIYDDLDLPTGHLRLREKGSAGGHNGIKSMIQHLGTQEFKRIKVGISRPEPGRSVSDYVLNTFPVAERPDIQEAVSLAADACAMWTRESFLKVMNHYNSLKK